In the genome of Serratia symbiotica (Periphyllus acericola), the window TCCACGCCGTTCATTGCTGCCAGACAGGCGGAAACCAGTACGTCGGGATGGTCTGCTGAGGTGACTAACAGGGAACCCGGGCGCAAGTGTTCCAGCATGTGCGGAAGGCTGCGTGCACAGAAGGTCACGGATTTCACGCGGCGGGTCATTATATCGCCTGTGTTGATCACACGTGCCTTCAGGTGACGGGCCATGTCGATAGCGCGCGTAGCGATCAGGTCGAAGCTCCATGGCACGCAGCCTAGCACCGGTAACGGGCTGTTAGCGAACAACTGTGTAAGATCGAGATGGGTAATGCTGGCTTTGGGGGAGTCGTCAAAGATTTCGGACAAGTCAGGGCGGGTGTCACCTTGCTCGTCAACCGGGGCGTTAAGTTTATTGATGATCACGCCGGTAATGTTCTTGTTTTTACTGCCACCAAAGCTGCTGCGTGCCAGTTCGATACGTTCTTTCAATTGCGTTGGGGAGTCGTTGCCCAGCGCCAGCACGAAGACGATTTCTGCATTCAGTGTCTTGGCGATTTCGTAGTTTAACGCGTTGGCGAACTGGTGTTTACGGGTTGGCACCAGCCCTTCGATCAATACCACTTCCGCGTCTTTGGCGCTCTCGTGGTAGCGAGCCACAAGCTCTTCCATCAGAACATCCTGCTGGTTGGCACTCAGCAAGCGTTCAACATAGCTTATGCGCAGCGGTTCGGCCGCTGGGATGGGGGAATGGCTGCGGATGACGGTAGTGGTTTGATCCAGGAGATCGTCTCCAGCACGGGGTTGGGCGATAGGTTTGAACACGCTCAGGCGAATGCCTTTCTGTTCCATAGAACGAATGACACCTAAACTGACGCTGGTCAAACCAACGCTGGTGCCAGTGGGGATCAACATTATTGTACGTGACACAGAACAGTTCTCTTCACAGTTAACATGAGGCTGAAATAACCCTGTCCGCCTGGGCTGACAGGACTTGAACGCATTACATGGTCAGACGAAAAGCGTCCTGCGCGATGACCCGTTCTTCGTTAGTCGGGATAACCAGCGCCAGACGGCTGCCGTCTTTGGTGATGGTGCCAGACTTGCCGAAGCGGGCTGCGATATTGCGTTCATGATCGATTTCAAAGCACAATAGGCCCAGTTTACCGAGGGTCAGTTCACGCACTTTACTGGAGTTTTCGCCGATGCCGCCGGTGAAGATCACCGCGTCGAGACGCCCGTCCATCAGGGCGCTGTAGGCACCGATGTATTTGGCTAGGCGGTGACAGAAAACATCCATTGCGCGCTTAGCATCGGCTTTACTGTCATAGTTGTCTTCCATATAACGGCAGTCGCTAGTGATGCCAGTCAGGCCCAACAGGCCGGACTCTTTAGTGAGCATTTTGTTGATCTGGTCGATGCTCATGCCCGGAGTGGCGTGCAGGTGGAAGATGATCGCCGGATCGATGTCACCGCTGCGGGTGCCCATCACCAGACCTTCCAGCGGGGTCAAACCCATTGACGTGTCAACGCACTGGCCGTTGCGCACTGCGGTGACAGAACCGCCGTTACCCAGATGGCAGGTGATCACGTTTACTTCTTCCACTGGTTTGTTCAGCATTTTCGCAGCTTCTTGTGTCACGTAGAAGTGGCTAGTGCCGTGTGCACCGTAGCGGCGAACACCGTGATCACGGTACAGGCTGTACGGCAGGGCGTAAAGATAGGATGTTTCCGGCATGGTTTGATGGAACGCAGTGTCGAACACGGCAACGTTTTTATCAGCCAGTTGAGGAAAAGATTGGAAAGCTTCTGCGATACCGATCAAGTGCGCTGGGTTATGCAAAGGTGCAAACGGTACAGAATCTTTGATACCCTGTAGCACATCGTCGTTGATGATGGCCGATGTGGTAAATTTCTCGCCGCCGTGTACGATGCGGTGGCCGATAGCGGTCAACTGCGCGGAAAGCGCCGGTTTTTGTGCCAGAATAGTGCTAACAATGAAGTTCAGCGCTTCGCTGTGCGCAGCACCAGCACCCAGGTCAGCTTGGTGTTTTGCGCCGTCAATTTTCCACTTTATACGTGATTCAGGCAGTTGGAAACACTCAGCCAAACCGGAAAGGAACTCTTCACCGCTAGCAGCATCGATAATGGCGAACTTCAGGGAAGAACTGCCACAGTTAAGAACCAGTACTAGCTTACTCGACATGGAAGTACCTACTTAAGTAGTTGAGTTTGTGTCGTTAAAGGAAAACCAAGAACACACGGCAAATTATTTGCCAATCAGGCAACTGCGTAGCGCTTACAGCCATCAACATGGATAATTAGCCTCATGTAATGGGAAAAGATTACAAGATGATGAAAAACCGATTATTTTACTGTGGCTTAGATAAAATTGATTTTTATAATGCTAAAGGGTGACAAAATTTTTATCATCTTTGATGGTCAAAATGCCTGTCTAGGATACCGATAGCCTGCCGTAAACACAAAATAAATTTTAAAGATTCAAATCTTTAGGCTTGTGTAGCACTTTAGATGAAGTGGAGGTACGTAATGACAAGCAAACAAACCGGTTCTGTAAGCTGGTTCCAGGTCTTCCTGTGCGGGCAGCATTATATGAAAACCTGGCCGTCAGACAAACGCCTGGCTCCGGTCTTTCCTGAGCATCGCGTGGCACGCACCACCCGTTTTGCTATTCGTTTTATGCCGCCCTTGGCGATATTTACTTTGACCTGGCAGATCGCGTTGGGTGGCCAGCTCGGCACGGCGATCGCCACCGCGCTGTTCGCCTGTGTTCTGCCGATGCAGGGGTTGTGGTGGCTGGGCCGCCGCTCGCTCACGCCATTGCCACCGATGCTGTTGCAGTGGTTCATTGATGTGCGCAACAAGCTGGAGGCATCAGGCCAGGGGGGAGTTCCGACTGAAGGGACACCTACCTATCAGGCTCTGGCAGATTTGCTGAAACGTGCCTTCAAGCAACTGGATAAAACTTTCCTCGACGATCTGTAAGCGTAAAAAAGTTGCAACGATGGCGATTACACTTTGGTTGTTAGATTTTGGCAGGTACCATGAGAGCCGCGCCGATGGAGTTATAGCAAGGAATCGAGGCTAATTTCTTCCAGCGACATGCTAAAGCCTGGGATAAACACCTCCATAAAATAGTCCATCTCTGGGCTACGGCGCCGCTGTAAGATTTTGTCCAACCGCGTCTTGCCCAGCGTGAATTCATTATTGCCGGCGTACAGCTCCTCCAGGCACTTTAGGTAGGCACTCAGCGCGTCGGCTTGTTTCACCACCAGCTTTTCATCTTCATTGTAGTAATGCTCATCGAGAATCAAACGGAAATCATCACGCAGTTCTACCGGGATCATATCAAGCAACTTCTGTTGGGCTATTTTTTCGATTTTCTTGTACTCGTGAGCGATCTGCGGATTGTGGTACTTGATCGGTGTCGGCATGTCACCGGTGATCACTTCACTGGCATCGTGGTACATCGCCAACAATGCCACGCGATCAGTGTTCAGGTTGCCATTGAATTTGCGGTTCTTGATTACCGCTAGCGCGTGGGCGACAAAAGCCACCTGTAGGCTGTGCTCGGAAACGTTCTCGGTACGCACGTTGTGCATCAGCGGCCAGCGGTTGATCAGTTTCAAGCGGAACAGGTGGGCAAAGAAATGGCTCTGGCTCATGATTGTCTCTATCTACAACGGCAAATGTGAAGGTGTCATTGTGAGCAGTGCTGGCGGGTTATGCAAATATCCTTCACACTGCACGCCGCGTTCAAGTTTTCTCTCGACAGATTTATCTCCCTGGTCAAGGAGTTATTTATGCTTCTGGGGATAATACGCCTCATTCTTAAGGCTCATTTTACGAGCCAGCGCTGTTCAAATCCGTTCCAAACCGATTTGTTGCTCAGTGGCCGCCTAGATGCGTCTCGAAGTATTTCAGCCATTGCCAGAGTGTGCTCGTTTTTACTGCCGGTAGTTTTCCAGGAAATGGCTTAATTTGCCGATCGCCATTTCTAACTCATCCACGCGGGGTAGCATGACGATGCGCAGGTGGTCTGGATACGGCCAATTGAATGCGCTGCCTTGCACCAAAAGCACCTTTTCTTGCAGCAGCAGGTCAAGCACCATTTTTTGGTCGTCGTGGATGTTGAAATGTTTGGTGTCGATGCGCGGGAACAGGTACAACGCACCTTGTGGTTTCACGCAGGAGACTCCGGGGATATCGTTGAGCATTTCCCAGGTGCGGTTGCGTTGTTCATATAGCCGACCGCCGGGCTGAATGAATTTGCTGATGCTTTGGTAGCCACCCAGCGCGGTCTGGATAGCATGTTGCATCGGCACGTTGGCGCACAGGCGCATTGAGGCCAGCATTTCCAACCCTTCGATGTAACCCTTAGCCTGTTTCTTCGGCCCGTTAAGCACCATCCAACCTTGGCGAAAGCCTGCCACGCGATAAGTCTTCGACAAGCCGTTAAAAGTAACAGTCAGCAGATCGGGTGCCAGCGCGGCGATCGAATGGTGCTCAGCCTCGTCATACAGGATTTTGTCGTAAATCTCGTCGGAAAAGATGAGCAGATTATGCAGACGGGCGATCTCGACGATCTGCTCCAGCAAGGCTTTGCTATAGACTGCGCCGGTTGGGTTATTCGGGTTGATGATCACAATGCCACGGGTGCGTGGTGTGATCTTGCTTATGATGTCGTCCAAATCCGGGAACCAACCGGCCTGCTCGTCACATAAGTAATGTAACGCCTTGCCACCAGACAGCGACACTGCTGCGGTCCACAGTGGGTAATCGGGTGCTGGCACCAGCATTTCATCACCAGTGTTGAGCAGCGCCTGCATGGATTGGACGATCAACTCGGATACGCCGTTGCCAATGTAGATATCTTCAACAGTAACGTCATGCATATTGCGCGCTTTGTAGTGCTGCATGATCGCCTTACGTGCCGAAAAAAGCCCTTTGGAATCACAATAACCTTGCGCAGTAGGCAGATTGCGCAACACATCAACTAGGATTTCGTCCGGAGCATCGAAGCCGAACGGGGCAGGATTACCGATGTTCAGTTTCAGTACATTATTGCCTTCTTCCTCAAGACGTTTAGCTTCTTTGAGCACCTGGCCACGAATGTCATAACAGACGTTGTCTAATTTGCTGGATTTCTCAATAGGTGACATAGGAAGTAGAACCTTTTACTTACTGGGATAAGGCGTTGTTACTGTGGAACAGCGCAAACCACCTAATGTACTACTGACGCTGATGTTTTTGAAGCGTTGAACGGCGTTGTTGAATAAATCCAACTTTTGGCTGGGACGCGGATCAGATCACTCTCCTTCTGTCAACATAGCGACATTCCGTGGCCCAGCAAAAGTTCAACATCACCAACTGGAAGGCTTACAACAACGCCCTTATCACTCGGGGTTCACTCACTTGCTGGGGGGATGAAACGGCACTTCACGCCTGGTACTGCGAGGCAAAACCTTCTCTGCGTGGTCGCACACCACAT includes:
- the ackA gene encoding acetate kinase; its protein translation is MSSKLVLVLNCGSSSLKFAIIDAASGEEFLSGLAECFQLPESRIKWKIDGAKHQADLGAGAAHSEALNFIVSTILAQKPALSAQLTAIGHRIVHGGEKFTTSAIINDDVLQGIKDSVPFAPLHNPAHLIGIAEAFQSFPQLADKNVAVFDTAFHQTMPETSYLYALPYSLYRDHGVRRYGAHGTSHFYVTQEAAKMLNKPVEEVNVITCHLGNGGSVTAVRNGQCVDTSMGLTPLEGLVMGTRSGDIDPAIIFHLHATPGMSIDQINKMLTKESGLLGLTGITSDCRYMEDNYDSKADAKRAMDVFCHRLAKYIGAYSALMDGRLDAVIFTGGIGENSSKVRELTLGKLGLLCFEIDHERNIAARFGKSGTITKDGSRLALVIPTNEERVIAQDAFRLTM
- the yfbV gene encoding terminus macrodomain insulation protein YfbV; translation: MTSKQTGSVSWFQVFLCGQHYMKTWPSDKRLAPVFPEHRVARTTRFAIRFMPPLAIFTLTWQIALGGQLGTAIATALFACVLPMQGLWWLGRRSLTPLPPMLLQWFIDVRNKLEASGQGGVPTEGTPTYQALADLLKRAFKQLDKTFLDDL
- the yfbR gene encoding 5'-deoxynucleotidase — protein: MSQSHFFAHLFRLKLINRWPLMHNVRTENVSEHSLQVAFVAHALAVIKNRKFNGNLNTDRVALLAMYHDASEVITGDMPTPIKYHNPQIAHEYKKIEKIAQQKLLDMIPVELRDDFRLILDEHYYNEDEKLVVKQADALSAYLKCLEELYAGNNEFTLGKTRLDKILQRRRSPEMDYFMEVFIPGFSMSLEEISLDSLL
- a CDS encoding pyridoxal phosphate-dependent aminotransferase, which translates into the protein MSPIEKSSKLDNVCYDIRGQVLKEAKRLEEEGNNVLKLNIGNPAPFGFDAPDEILVDVLRNLPTAQGYCDSKGLFSARKAIMQHYKARNMHDVTVEDIYIGNGVSELIVQSMQALLNTGDEMLVPAPDYPLWTAAVSLSGGKALHYLCDEQAGWFPDLDDIISKITPRTRGIVIINPNNPTGAVYSKALLEQIVEIARLHNLLIFSDEIYDKILYDEAEHHSIAALAPDLLTVTFNGLSKTYRVAGFRQGWMVLNGPKKQAKGYIEGLEMLASMRLCANVPMQHAIQTALGGYQSISKFIQPGGRLYEQRNRTWEMLNDIPGVSCVKPQGALYLFPRIDTKHFNIHDDQKMVLDLLLQEKVLLVQGSAFNWPYPDHLRIVMLPRVDELEMAIGKLSHFLENYRQ